Proteins from a single region of Pungitius pungitius chromosome 4, fPunPun2.1, whole genome shotgun sequence:
- the mtmr10 gene encoding myotubularin-related protein 10: MFSVKPTKPTFRSYLPPVQTDVKKTIEPPPKKVEPKLLQGEIVVNEVNFVRKCLSADSSQEGLWGKLICTNFKVSFIPTDPPSKQKSHLSHLLLGQHDIPLTCLEQVVTVNDTKGKKKVLGSNQKLKFNPTELILYCKDLRIIRFCFLEAGPEGAKKVCLAIAHYSHPADLPLLFGFEYQGRRYHDSKEQQVNDSTPRGGLRTPIFDRPSDWDREIKRTGASEWRVCSINENYSISSSLPEHIVVPVSLADQDLKQNSIYFMNQRIPVWCWNHPNGSALVRMGSIVDPLQQRRIDQRFIPAITKSHPQRSEVSRSDLDKCLPNIQDLQSAFIKLRHICVIDPFEESEERWLSSIENTRWLEYVRAFLKHSAEMVYLLDGKNTSVILQEEEDRDLNCVVSSLVQLMLDPHFRSLVGFQSLVQKEWVMAGHRFLDRCNHLKKNDKDESPLFMLFLDCVWQMMNQYPAAFEFTETYLTVLSDSMWIPLFSTFLFNSPKQRAQYLMDFAKNKAIPQGEDQLVYFPPVWDWSQQYSTADQTLFNNPMFVGKGAACVQNGEVKTFRRLKKTYSATVRVTPASLRNGQKGGEDSLARRGSWLSELKPDFSLVKDESPSERFFRDWFSRPADQQSLLIPLLIPSHLALWKLYFLRWVPEACISKGGPITAYHKLSQLVDEIEILQGHLRQYKGPSPGSTPLRGSSGQRRMYFKASSPHDPSSPPDYLTSSFPFTPKGNLCRRSTYGTPISKFLNGARIWLSTEALDNDPL, from the exons ATGTTTTCTGTCAAACCCACGAAACCAACATTCAGGAGCTATCTTCCTCCGGTGCAG ACTGATGTGAAAAAAACTATTGAACCACCTCCTAAAAAGGTGGAACCCAAGTTACTTCAAG GGGAGATAGTAGTTAACGAGGTGAACTTTGTGAGAAAATGCCTCAGTGCGGACAGCAGCCAGGAGGGCCTTTGGGGGAAGTTGATTTGCACCAACTTTAAGGTCTCCTTCATCCCTACAGATCCACCTTCTAAAcag AAGTCCCATTTGTCGCACCTCTTGCTTGGACAACACGACATCCCCCTCACCTGTCTGGAGCAAGTAGTAACAG TAAATGATACAAAGGGGAAGAAGAAAGTGTTGGGATCAAACCAGAAGCTGAAGTTCAACCCCACAGAGCTCATCCTCTATTGCAAAGACTTGCGCATCATAAGGTTCTGCTTTCTTGAAGCTGGGCCTGAGGGCGCCAAAAAG GTATGCCTGGCTATTGCCCACTATTCACATCCAGCTGATCTTCCACTGTTGTTTGGCTTTGAGTATCAAGGGCGACGATACCATGACTCCAAAG AGCAACAAGTCAATGATTCCACCCCTCGAGGTGGGTTACGGACCCCCATATTTGACCGTCCATCAGACTGGGATCGAGAGATCAAGAGAACAGGGGCATCGGAGTGGAGAGTGTGCTCCATCAACGAGAATTATTCCATCTCATCAAG tcTTCCAGAGCACATTGTGGTGCCAGTTTCTCTGGCCGATCAGGATCTTAAGCAGAACTCCATATACTTCATGAATCAGCGCATCCCT GTCTGGTGCTGGAATCACCCAAATGGAAGTGCTCTTGTGCGGATGGGCAGCATAGTTGATCcgctgcagcagaggaggattgATCAGAG GTTCATCCCAGCCATCACAAAAAGCCACCCACAGCGCAGTGAAGTCAGCAGGTCAGATCTAGACAAGTGTCTGCCTAACATCCAGGACCTCCAAAGTGCCTTTATTAAACTCCGGCACATTTGTGTCATAG ATCCCTTCGAGGAGTCAGAGGAGAGATGGCTCTCGTCTATTGAAAACACACGATGGCTGGAGTATGTCAG GGCTTTCCTGAAACACTCGGCTGAGATGGTGTACCTCCTGGATGGAAAGAACACTTCAGTCATTCTTCAAG AAGAGGAAGACCGAGACTTGAACTGTGTGGTGTCCTCCTTGGTGCAGCTCATGTTGGACCCTCATTTCCGCAGCCTCGTTGGCTTTCAGAGTTTAGTACAGAAGGAGTGGGTGATGGCTGGCCATCGCTTCTTGGATAGATGCAACCACTTGAAGAAGAATGACAAAGACGAG TCCCCGCTGTTCATGCTGTTCCTGGACTGCGTGTGGCAAATGATGAACCAGTACCCAGCAGCCTTTGAGTTCACAGAGACCTATCTGACTGTACTGAGTGATAGCATGTGGATCCCACTCTTCAGTACTTTCCTCTTCAATTCTCCCAAACAGCGTGCTCAGTACTTGATG GACTTTGCCAAGAATAAAGCAATCCCTCAAGGAGAAGACCAGCTGGTGTACTTCCCTCCTGTTTGGGACTGGTCTCAGCAGTACTCCACCGCAGACCAAACCCTTTTTAACAACCCCATGTTCGTGGGCAAAGGAGCCGCCTGCGTTCAGAATGGGGAAGTGAAAACCTTCAGACGCCTAAAG AAAACCTACAGTGCCACAGTGCGAGTAACGCCTGCGTCTCTGCGCAATGGTCAGAAGGGTGGAGAGGATTCATTGGCCCGACGGGGCTCGTGGTTGTCGGAGCTGAAGCCTGATTTCTCACTAGTGAAAGACGAAAGCCCGTCGGAGCGTTTCTTCAGAGACTGGTTCTCTCGACCTGCTGACCAGCAGAGCCTCCTGATCCCCCTGCTCATACCCTCACACCTGGCTCTCTGGAAGCTTTACTTTCTGCGCTGGGTTCCTGAAGCCTGCATTTCCAAAGGAGGCCCCATCACAGCATACCACAAGCTCTCCCAACTGGTCGACGAAATTGAGATTCTACAGGGCCACCTGAGGCAGTACAAGGGACCCAGTCCCGGCAGCACGCCACTCCGCGGCTCAAGTGGCCAAAGGAGGATGTATTTTAAGGCCAGCTCTCCACATGACCCCTCTTCACCTCCAGACTACCTtacttcctcctttcctttcaccCCAAAGGGAAACCTGTGTCGCCGTAGCACCTATGGGACCCCCATTAGCAAATTTCTGAACGGGGCACGGATCTGGCTCTCTACGGAGGCGCTTGATAACGACCCTCTCTGA